From Pelmatolapia mariae isolate MD_Pm_ZW linkage group LG22, Pm_UMD_F_2, whole genome shotgun sequence, a single genomic window includes:
- the zbtb22a gene encoding hypermethylated in cancer 2 protein isoform X1, with amino-acid sequence MSSALHHVSLTMDPTCSGSVAPTGLTVQVCFPGARAAVLDNLNRQREEGRLCDLSIQVQGQVFRAHRCVLAASSPYFHDQVLLKNVTTVSLPSVMDPVAFESVLSSAYTGQLSIVHDDIVNYVTVASFLQMWHIVDKCTEILKRPRSSAEGASGEAAAAAHPGSASRQQSPSSTECLYAEREGRRREKKPDSLPPLATWRRPQQFSRWGRPRPSSAQHLADSQLDILPGYVETDYTSCEETWVSCNAKTSHFTHDGPGHNARHHGGFSGAEALKQKVRFQQRGAPQTSDRPLDKNRESGDGDETKDKRSERREIEADEGVGEETGKKEGFAQMGHCADFHSVSNENDEAGHVAGKQSADVTKQRDLVGSDPATDLPSLHGCQTGDAVPDPSCPSSARLQWQTGAWSQQEQRPQEGEGGSCSKDEDDEEEEEDVDFECFTEATYRRDTYDEIEDGTGQVSQRPLVPVSPDFTVAGAEVNWQGGSLTPTSSRHLSSSSAAFPPPPSPPTPSSSSSVSLAAAPYTGKVHFCHCGKAYTLKSMRDRHVKMQHLNLRPFGCPVCTKSFKMKHHLTKHLKTHGGLRPYECSLCGKKVIWRDSFLRHQARCERLASSSSANSNSASAAADMDDGYSYGFDEGEAFLPTGGQVKVEEVDFHKEIEVGMGGLLGSVSGIVAELRTQTQNLDPGSHVFKEEASESFT; translated from the exons ATGTCTTCAGCCCTTCATCAT GTTTCTCTGACCATGGATCCGACCTGCAGTGGGTCTGTGGCTCCGACCGGTTTGACGGTCCAGGTGTGCTTCCCTGGCGCCAGAGCAGCTGTTTTGGACAATCTGAATCGGCAGCGGGAGGAAGGCAGGCTGTGCGATCTCTCCATCCAGGTGCAAGGTCAAGTGTTCAGGGCTCACCGCTGTGTCCTCGCTGCATCCTCACCTTACTTTCATGATCAG GTGTTACTGAAAAATGTTACAACTGTCTCCCTGCCCTCAGTCATGGACCCAGTTGCCTTTGAGAGCGTCCTGAGTTCTGCGTACACTGGCCAGCTGAGCATCGTGCATGACGATATCGTCAACTATGTTACCGTGGCCAGTTTCCTCCAGATGTGGCACATCGTGGACAAATGCACCGAGATCCTGAAGAGGCCTCGGTCCTCAGCAGAGGGCGCCTCTGGAGAGGCTGCCGCCGCAGCTCACCCCGGCTCTGCATCTCGCCAGCAGTCCCCGAGCAGCACGGAGTGCCTGTATGCTGAAAGGGAGGGAAGGAGGAGGGAGAAGAAGCCAGATTCACTGCCTCCTTTGGCTACATGGAGACGCCCACAGCAGTTCTCAAGATGGGGACGCCCTCGACCCTCGTCAGCCCAGCACTTGGCTGATTCACAGCTGGACATCCTTCCTGGCTATGTGGAGACTGATTACACCAGCTGCGAGGAGACATGGGTATCGTGCAATGCTAAGACCAGTCACTTTACTCATGACGGACCTGGACACAATGCCCGGCACCATGGGGGGTTTTCGGGTGCTGAGGCTTTAAAGCAGAAAGTCAGATTTCAACAGCGGGGGGCACCACAGACCTCTGATCGACCGCTCGATAAGAATAGAGAGAGTGGGGATGGTGATGAGACAAAGGATAAGAGGAGTGAGAGAAGAGAGATTGAGGCGGATGAAGGAGTAGGAGAAGAGACGGGGAAGAAGGAAGGCTTTGCACAAATGGGACACTGTG CAGACTTTCACTCAGTTTCGAATGAAAATGACGAAGCTGGACATGTTGCAGGGAAGCAGAGTGCAGACGTGACGAAGCAAAGAGATTTGGTAGGAAGCGATCCAGCCACGGACCTGCCCAGTCTTCATGGTTGCCAAACAGGTGACGCAGTTCCAGACCCTTCCTGCCCGTCCTCAGCCAGGCTTCAATGGCAAACAGGTGCCTGGTCTCAGCAAGAGCAGAGGCCTCAGGAAGGAGAGGGCGGCAGCTGCAGTAaagatgaggatgatgaagaggaagaggaggatgtgGATTTTGAATGTTTCACAGAAGCGACCTATAGGAGAGACACTTACGATGAGATTGAAGATGGCACAGGACAGGTTTCCCAGCGGCCTTTGGTCCCCGTGTCTCCTGACTTTACAGTGGCGGGTGCGGAGGTGAATTGGCAGGGTGGCTCTTTGACCCCTACCTCCAGTCGCCATCTGTCCTCATCTTCTGCTGCATTTCCACCGCCCCCTTCACCTCCAAccccatcttcatcatcctcagtGTCCCTCGCTGCTGCGCCCTACACGGGCAAAGTACACTTCTGCCACTGTGGGAAAGCCTACACCCTGAAGAGTATGCGTGACCGGCATGTGAAGATGCAGCACCTCAATTTACGGCCCTTTGGGTGTCCTGTTTGCACAAAGTCCTTCAAAATGAAGCACCATCTCACTAAGCACCTTAAAACCCACGGAGGGCTGCGGCCCTATGAATGCAGCCTCTGTGGGAAGAAAGTCATTTGGCGAGACAGCTTCCTGAGACATCAGGCCCGATGTGAGAGACTTGCTTCCAGCTCCTCGGCGAACAGCAACAGTGCAAGCGCAGCAGCAGATATGGATGATGGCTACAGTTATGGATTTGATGAAGGGGAAGCCTTTCTCCCCACTGGAGGACAGGTGAAAGTTGAGGAAGTGGATTTTCATAAGGAGATAGAGGTTGGGATGGGTGGGCTTTTGGGTAGTGTTTCTGGGATAGTTGCTGAGCTAAGAACCCAGACACA
- the zbtb22a gene encoding hypermethylated in cancer 2 protein isoform X2 gives MSSALHHVSLTMDPTCSGSVAPTGLTVQVCFPGARAAVLDNLNRQREEGRLCDLSIQVQGQVFRAHRCVLAASSPYFHDQVLLKNVTTVSLPSVMDPVAFESVLSSAYTGQLSIVHDDIVNYVTVASFLQMWHIVDKCTEILKRPRSSAEGASGEAAAAAHPGSASRQQSPSSTECLYAEREGRRREKKPDSLPPLATWRRPQQFSRWGRPRPSSAQHLADSQLDILPGYVETDYTSCEETWVSCNAKTSHFTHDGPGHNARHHGGFSGAEALKQKVRFQQRGAPQTSDRPLDKNRESGDGDETKDKRSERREIEADEGVGEETGKKEGFAQMGHCDFHSVSNENDEAGHVAGKQSADVTKQRDLVGSDPATDLPSLHGCQTGDAVPDPSCPSSARLQWQTGAWSQQEQRPQEGEGGSCSKDEDDEEEEEDVDFECFTEATYRRDTYDEIEDGTGQVSQRPLVPVSPDFTVAGAEVNWQGGSLTPTSSRHLSSSSAAFPPPPSPPTPSSSSSVSLAAAPYTGKVHFCHCGKAYTLKSMRDRHVKMQHLNLRPFGCPVCTKSFKMKHHLTKHLKTHGGLRPYECSLCGKKVIWRDSFLRHQARCERLASSSSANSNSASAAADMDDGYSYGFDEGEAFLPTGGQVKVEEVDFHKEIEVGMGGLLGSVSGIVAELRTQTQNLDPGSHVFKEEASESFT, from the exons ATGTCTTCAGCCCTTCATCAT GTTTCTCTGACCATGGATCCGACCTGCAGTGGGTCTGTGGCTCCGACCGGTTTGACGGTCCAGGTGTGCTTCCCTGGCGCCAGAGCAGCTGTTTTGGACAATCTGAATCGGCAGCGGGAGGAAGGCAGGCTGTGCGATCTCTCCATCCAGGTGCAAGGTCAAGTGTTCAGGGCTCACCGCTGTGTCCTCGCTGCATCCTCACCTTACTTTCATGATCAG GTGTTACTGAAAAATGTTACAACTGTCTCCCTGCCCTCAGTCATGGACCCAGTTGCCTTTGAGAGCGTCCTGAGTTCTGCGTACACTGGCCAGCTGAGCATCGTGCATGACGATATCGTCAACTATGTTACCGTGGCCAGTTTCCTCCAGATGTGGCACATCGTGGACAAATGCACCGAGATCCTGAAGAGGCCTCGGTCCTCAGCAGAGGGCGCCTCTGGAGAGGCTGCCGCCGCAGCTCACCCCGGCTCTGCATCTCGCCAGCAGTCCCCGAGCAGCACGGAGTGCCTGTATGCTGAAAGGGAGGGAAGGAGGAGGGAGAAGAAGCCAGATTCACTGCCTCCTTTGGCTACATGGAGACGCCCACAGCAGTTCTCAAGATGGGGACGCCCTCGACCCTCGTCAGCCCAGCACTTGGCTGATTCACAGCTGGACATCCTTCCTGGCTATGTGGAGACTGATTACACCAGCTGCGAGGAGACATGGGTATCGTGCAATGCTAAGACCAGTCACTTTACTCATGACGGACCTGGACACAATGCCCGGCACCATGGGGGGTTTTCGGGTGCTGAGGCTTTAAAGCAGAAAGTCAGATTTCAACAGCGGGGGGCACCACAGACCTCTGATCGACCGCTCGATAAGAATAGAGAGAGTGGGGATGGTGATGAGACAAAGGATAAGAGGAGTGAGAGAAGAGAGATTGAGGCGGATGAAGGAGTAGGAGAAGAGACGGGGAAGAAGGAAGGCTTTGCACAAATGGGACACTGTG ACTTTCACTCAGTTTCGAATGAAAATGACGAAGCTGGACATGTTGCAGGGAAGCAGAGTGCAGACGTGACGAAGCAAAGAGATTTGGTAGGAAGCGATCCAGCCACGGACCTGCCCAGTCTTCATGGTTGCCAAACAGGTGACGCAGTTCCAGACCCTTCCTGCCCGTCCTCAGCCAGGCTTCAATGGCAAACAGGTGCCTGGTCTCAGCAAGAGCAGAGGCCTCAGGAAGGAGAGGGCGGCAGCTGCAGTAaagatgaggatgatgaagaggaagaggaggatgtgGATTTTGAATGTTTCACAGAAGCGACCTATAGGAGAGACACTTACGATGAGATTGAAGATGGCACAGGACAGGTTTCCCAGCGGCCTTTGGTCCCCGTGTCTCCTGACTTTACAGTGGCGGGTGCGGAGGTGAATTGGCAGGGTGGCTCTTTGACCCCTACCTCCAGTCGCCATCTGTCCTCATCTTCTGCTGCATTTCCACCGCCCCCTTCACCTCCAAccccatcttcatcatcctcagtGTCCCTCGCTGCTGCGCCCTACACGGGCAAAGTACACTTCTGCCACTGTGGGAAAGCCTACACCCTGAAGAGTATGCGTGACCGGCATGTGAAGATGCAGCACCTCAATTTACGGCCCTTTGGGTGTCCTGTTTGCACAAAGTCCTTCAAAATGAAGCACCATCTCACTAAGCACCTTAAAACCCACGGAGGGCTGCGGCCCTATGAATGCAGCCTCTGTGGGAAGAAAGTCATTTGGCGAGACAGCTTCCTGAGACATCAGGCCCGATGTGAGAGACTTGCTTCCAGCTCCTCGGCGAACAGCAACAGTGCAAGCGCAGCAGCAGATATGGATGATGGCTACAGTTATGGATTTGATGAAGGGGAAGCCTTTCTCCCCACTGGAGGACAGGTGAAAGTTGAGGAAGTGGATTTTCATAAGGAGATAGAGGTTGGGATGGGTGGGCTTTTGGGTAGTGTTTCTGGGATAGTTGCTGAGCTAAGAACCCAGACACA
- the zbtb22a gene encoding hypermethylated in cancer 2 protein isoform X3, whose translation MDPTCSGSVAPTGLTVQVCFPGARAAVLDNLNRQREEGRLCDLSIQVQGQVFRAHRCVLAASSPYFHDQVLLKNVTTVSLPSVMDPVAFESVLSSAYTGQLSIVHDDIVNYVTVASFLQMWHIVDKCTEILKRPRSSAEGASGEAAAAAHPGSASRQQSPSSTECLYAEREGRRREKKPDSLPPLATWRRPQQFSRWGRPRPSSAQHLADSQLDILPGYVETDYTSCEETWVSCNAKTSHFTHDGPGHNARHHGGFSGAEALKQKVRFQQRGAPQTSDRPLDKNRESGDGDETKDKRSERREIEADEGVGEETGKKEGFAQMGHCADFHSVSNENDEAGHVAGKQSADVTKQRDLVGSDPATDLPSLHGCQTGDAVPDPSCPSSARLQWQTGAWSQQEQRPQEGEGGSCSKDEDDEEEEEDVDFECFTEATYRRDTYDEIEDGTGQVSQRPLVPVSPDFTVAGAEVNWQGGSLTPTSSRHLSSSSAAFPPPPSPPTPSSSSSVSLAAAPYTGKVHFCHCGKAYTLKSMRDRHVKMQHLNLRPFGCPVCTKSFKMKHHLTKHLKTHGGLRPYECSLCGKKVIWRDSFLRHQARCERLASSSSANSNSASAAADMDDGYSYGFDEGEAFLPTGGQVKVEEVDFHKEIEVGMGGLLGSVSGIVAELRTQTQNLDPGSHVFKEEASESFT comes from the exons ATGGATCCGACCTGCAGTGGGTCTGTGGCTCCGACCGGTTTGACGGTCCAGGTGTGCTTCCCTGGCGCCAGAGCAGCTGTTTTGGACAATCTGAATCGGCAGCGGGAGGAAGGCAGGCTGTGCGATCTCTCCATCCAGGTGCAAGGTCAAGTGTTCAGGGCTCACCGCTGTGTCCTCGCTGCATCCTCACCTTACTTTCATGATCAG GTGTTACTGAAAAATGTTACAACTGTCTCCCTGCCCTCAGTCATGGACCCAGTTGCCTTTGAGAGCGTCCTGAGTTCTGCGTACACTGGCCAGCTGAGCATCGTGCATGACGATATCGTCAACTATGTTACCGTGGCCAGTTTCCTCCAGATGTGGCACATCGTGGACAAATGCACCGAGATCCTGAAGAGGCCTCGGTCCTCAGCAGAGGGCGCCTCTGGAGAGGCTGCCGCCGCAGCTCACCCCGGCTCTGCATCTCGCCAGCAGTCCCCGAGCAGCACGGAGTGCCTGTATGCTGAAAGGGAGGGAAGGAGGAGGGAGAAGAAGCCAGATTCACTGCCTCCTTTGGCTACATGGAGACGCCCACAGCAGTTCTCAAGATGGGGACGCCCTCGACCCTCGTCAGCCCAGCACTTGGCTGATTCACAGCTGGACATCCTTCCTGGCTATGTGGAGACTGATTACACCAGCTGCGAGGAGACATGGGTATCGTGCAATGCTAAGACCAGTCACTTTACTCATGACGGACCTGGACACAATGCCCGGCACCATGGGGGGTTTTCGGGTGCTGAGGCTTTAAAGCAGAAAGTCAGATTTCAACAGCGGGGGGCACCACAGACCTCTGATCGACCGCTCGATAAGAATAGAGAGAGTGGGGATGGTGATGAGACAAAGGATAAGAGGAGTGAGAGAAGAGAGATTGAGGCGGATGAAGGAGTAGGAGAAGAGACGGGGAAGAAGGAAGGCTTTGCACAAATGGGACACTGTG CAGACTTTCACTCAGTTTCGAATGAAAATGACGAAGCTGGACATGTTGCAGGGAAGCAGAGTGCAGACGTGACGAAGCAAAGAGATTTGGTAGGAAGCGATCCAGCCACGGACCTGCCCAGTCTTCATGGTTGCCAAACAGGTGACGCAGTTCCAGACCCTTCCTGCCCGTCCTCAGCCAGGCTTCAATGGCAAACAGGTGCCTGGTCTCAGCAAGAGCAGAGGCCTCAGGAAGGAGAGGGCGGCAGCTGCAGTAaagatgaggatgatgaagaggaagaggaggatgtgGATTTTGAATGTTTCACAGAAGCGACCTATAGGAGAGACACTTACGATGAGATTGAAGATGGCACAGGACAGGTTTCCCAGCGGCCTTTGGTCCCCGTGTCTCCTGACTTTACAGTGGCGGGTGCGGAGGTGAATTGGCAGGGTGGCTCTTTGACCCCTACCTCCAGTCGCCATCTGTCCTCATCTTCTGCTGCATTTCCACCGCCCCCTTCACCTCCAAccccatcttcatcatcctcagtGTCCCTCGCTGCTGCGCCCTACACGGGCAAAGTACACTTCTGCCACTGTGGGAAAGCCTACACCCTGAAGAGTATGCGTGACCGGCATGTGAAGATGCAGCACCTCAATTTACGGCCCTTTGGGTGTCCTGTTTGCACAAAGTCCTTCAAAATGAAGCACCATCTCACTAAGCACCTTAAAACCCACGGAGGGCTGCGGCCCTATGAATGCAGCCTCTGTGGGAAGAAAGTCATTTGGCGAGACAGCTTCCTGAGACATCAGGCCCGATGTGAGAGACTTGCTTCCAGCTCCTCGGCGAACAGCAACAGTGCAAGCGCAGCAGCAGATATGGATGATGGCTACAGTTATGGATTTGATGAAGGGGAAGCCTTTCTCCCCACTGGAGGACAGGTGAAAGTTGAGGAAGTGGATTTTCATAAGGAGATAGAGGTTGGGATGGGTGGGCTTTTGGGTAGTGTTTCTGGGATAGTTGCTGAGCTAAGAACCCAGACACA